A window of the Penaeus vannamei isolate JL-2024 chromosome 19, ASM4276789v1, whole genome shotgun sequence genome harbors these coding sequences:
- the nahoda gene encoding uncharacterized protein nahoda isoform X4 has protein sequence MEKVLLSLLLVGVVLRLTHAHVALTFPPARKYDLDFLDSARTPGPCGMPRGDVSTTLLKGSSFNVSWHLAYPHQGGFRLELMDAQERPLADLTPVTADSKFLADDTTAQSFKISLPKDLECKGCTVRLIREAREWGKSYKFWSCADVDIVPRNDYRETCSDRGKYIVSRCHCNKRFFGNRCQFENECEDDDDCGFYGKCIDIGATSFPKKQCYCQQGRFGPKCSKASLVTNRGQINLGTYNKRELSDKLSLHWKVLRTEQEIEIVLVNKGTSYVAVGWRPQDATKTCKQFPYIHGTVKEGASGAQAEPEPEAEAEPEAEAEPEAEAEPEAEAEPEAEAEPEAEAEPEAEAEPEAEAEPEAEAEPEAEAEPEAEAEPEPKTKSKSEAQAEPEPEAEAEPEAEAEPEAHAEPEAEAEPEAHAEPEAEAEPEAEPEAEAEPEPDTKEAETTKKPTLSLAAKQTTTTTPLTARTTTTKGTTTTTAQPTTTTTAPRTTTTTPTTTVPTTTTTATTTTLLTTTTMPPTTTTTTTSTTTPTTTTTPTTTTTTPTTTTTTRRPTRRRRINRLSGLLVPSGRNKRSAPSRRARFAVPLLKGVEKPQKLTGETEAMVGHESEPEAEAEAKAEPEAEAEAEAEAEPEPISGASPFVPRGDFHAMDCTDIVIGSARGNLYRIGDFYTRDRSTPRSDEFWGGDDSLTAALGWEEDGQTTIVFRRKLNASHPTDYPITNSLMHVIWARGQEQGMYVHSPRSGLEAGVAGVPDFYRPDELKYHGKAGQRGVLALNFLERKSDPTAAAEEINWCGNHWRYPQGCTAGQDCEYYARWEYLENTDDIKFTIQTSYTDRWTGIGFSDNTRMPLTDAVIGWVENSGRYFMFDAWVRGYSVPIVDPSQGIKNETGKIEDGITTISFLKKRTSKDSEYDLNFTDEKCLYLVFPIKGGIINYVSKKIRKHERTPAFSTERICIRPCSKFGGADGKPFVYTTTPRPPLLHYSVELKLTNVGENFVVPEPGTVSWTSITDRIKRSVEGALQDIPGYQAAEVTKLVDEGDGKVLTELQVVLDKNSHEEELEESAHPEGETVEEPMVKTVLQKSVNTGSIAGLSVDPSFLQVNQLREVSEATREENVTGLAGHNGAIKFLEDHKLWIILGVVGALLLLTIIQASITIHKIKKNRSPPVSTKVWPSPEAGVITPVGAGNGAMPGGSPTGSQVGLVAAVVEPPPASPSYPKSGLQSSVTIPSSSMPPSPVKTGTPLNTENPGYVPD, from the exons GAGATGTCAGCACCACGTTGCTGAAAGGGTCCAGCTTCAATGTGTCGTGGCACCTTGCCTATCCTCATCAG GGCGGCTTCCGGCTGGAGCTGATGGACGCGCAGGAGCGGCCGCTGGCGGACCTCACGCCCGTCACAGCCGACTCCAAGTTCCTGGCCGATGACACGAC AGCCCAGTCCTTTAAAATCAGCCTGCCCAAGGACCTCGAATGCAAGGGCTGCACCGTGCGGCTGATCCGCGAGGCCAGGGAGTGGGGAAAGTCCTACAAGTTTTGGTCCTGCGCCGATGTGGACATTGTGCCCC GCAATGACTACCGCGAGACCTGCAGCGACCGCGGGAAGTACATCGTGTCTCGCTGCCACTGCAACAAGCGCTTCTTCGGCAATCGGTGCCAGTTCGAGAACGAGTGCGAGGATGACGACGACTGCGGTTTCTACGGCAAGTGCATTGACATCGGCGCCACTTCGTTCCCCAAGAAGCAGTGCTATTGTCAGCAGGGGCGATTCGGACCTAAGTGCTCGAAAG CTTCTCTGGTCACCAACCGAGGTCAGATCAACTTGGGAACCTACAACAAAAGGGAACTTAGTGATAAGTTGTCCCTGCACTGGAAGGTCCTGCGAACAGAGCAAGAAATTGAGATCGTGCTCGTCAACAAAGGCACCTCGTACGTCGCTGTGGGCTGGAGGCCACAGGATGCGACCAAGACGTGCAAGCAGTTCCCTTACATCCACGGGACTGTGAAGGAAGGTGCCTCAGGAGCCCAGGCAGAACCAGAGCCAGAGGCGGAAGCTGAACCCGAGGCAGAGGCTGAACCCGAGGCGGAGGCTGAACCCGAGGCCGAGGCTGAGCCGGAGGCCGAGGCTGAACCCGAGGCCGAAGCTGAACCCGAGGCCGAGGCTGAACCTGAGGCCGAGGCTGAACCTGAGGCCGAAGCTGAACCTGAGGCCGAAGCAGAACCAGAGGCGGAAGCTGAACCAGAACCTAAAACAAAGTCTAAATCTGAGGCTCAGGCAGAACCTGAGCCAGAGGCTGAGGCAGAACCAGAAGCTGAAGCTGAGCCAGAGGCTCATGCAGAACCAGAAGCTGAAGCTGAGCCAGAGGCTCATGCAGAACCAGAGGCGGAGGCTGAACCAGAGGCTGAACCAGAAGCTGAGGCTGAGCCAGAGCCAGACACGAAAGAAGCAGAGACCACGAAGAAGCCCACACTCAGTTTGGCTG CTAAgcagaccaccaccaccaccccactgaCGGCGAGGACGACGACTACCAAaggaaccaccaccaccactgcccagCCCACTACGACGACCACTGCGCCGAGAACCACTACCACCACTCCTACGACCACTGtgccaacaacaaccacaactgcAACAACCACCACGCTgctgactactactactatgccaccgacaacaaccaccacaactaccagTACTACAACCCCTACAACTACAACGACTCctacgaccaccaccacgaccccAACGACCACTACCACGACCAGGAGGCCAACCAGAAGGCGGAGAATTA ATCGACTTTCTGGTCTTCTTGTGCCCAGTGGAAGAAACAAGCGCAGTGCCCCTTCGAG GAGGGCACGTTTTGCGGTTCCACTCCTCAAGGGTGTCGAGAAACCACAGAAACTGACAGGAGAAACTGAAGCCATGGTTGGTCACGAATCAGAGCCCGAAGCAGAAGCCGAGGCCAAAGCCGAGCCGGAAGCCGAAGCCGAGGCTGAAGCAGAAGCAGAGCCAG AGCCGATCAGCGGCGCGTCGCCCTTCGTGCCACGCGGCGACTTCCACGCCATGGACTGCACGGACATCGTGATCGGCAGCGCCCGGGGGAACCTCTACAGGATCGGCGACTTCTACACGCGCGACCGCTCCACGCCCCGCTCCGACGAGTTCTGGGGCGGAGACGACTCCCTGACGGCGGCGCTGGGCTGGGAGGAGGACGGGCAGACCACCATCGTCTTCAGGAGGAAGCTCAACG CCTCCCACCCGACCGACTACCCGATCACCAACTCCCTGATGCACGTGATCTGGGCGCGCGGGCAGGAGCAGGGCATGTACGTGCACTCGCCCCGCTCCGGCCTGGAGGCGGGCGTCGCCGGCGTGCCCGACTTCTACCGGCCCGACGAGCTCAAGTACCACGGCAAGGCGGGCCAGAGGGGCGTGCTGGCGCTCAACTTCTTGG AGAGGAAGAGCGACccgacggcggcggcggaggagatcAACTGGTGCGGCAACCACTGGCGCTACCCGCAGGGCTGCACGGCCGGCCAGGACTGCGAGTACTACGCCCGCTGGGAGTACCTCGAGAATACCGATGACATCAAGTTCACCATCCAGACCTCGTACACCGACCGCTGGACGGGCATTGGCTTTTCTGATAACACAAGAATG CCCCTGACCGACGCAGTTATCGGCTGGGTGGAGAACAGCGGCCGTTACTTCATGTTCGACGCTTGGGTACGTGGGTATTCGGTGCCCATCGTCGACCCATCACAGGGTATCAAGAACGAGACTGGTAAGATCGAGGACGGAATCACGACCATCAGCTTTTTGAAGAAGAGGACGTCCAAGGACAGTGAATAT GACTTGAACTTCACGGACGAGAAGTGTCTGTACCTGGTGTTCCCCATCAAGGGCGGAATCATCAACTACGTGTCCAAGAAGATCCGCAAGCACGAACGCACTCCTGCATTCTCCACAGAGCGCATATGCATCAGGCCCTGCAGCAAGTTTG GTGGTGCTGATGGAAAGCCCTTCGTGTACACCACCACGCCTCGTCCGCCTCTGTTGCACTACTCTGTGGAACTGAAGCTGACCAATGTTGGTGAGAATTTTGTCGTGCCAGAGCCAGGAACTGTTTCATGGACAAGCATCACAGACAGAATCAAGAGGTCTGTAGAGGGAGCCCTTCAGGATATCCCAGGATACCAGGCAGCAGAAGTGACAAAACT AGTGGATGAAGGGGATGGCAAAGTCCTAACAGAACTTCAAGTTGTATTGGACAAGAACTCCCATGAAGAGGAACTTGAGGAGAGTGCCCACCCAGAAG GTGAGACAGTAGAAGAGCCCATGGTGAAGACCGTCTTGCAGAAATCTGTCAACACTGGAAGTATAGCTGGCCTCAGCGTCGATCCCAGCTTCCTCCAAGTCAATCAGCTGCGAG AGGTCTCTGAAGCCACTAGAGAGGAGAATGTGACTGGGTTAGCTGGCCATAACGGGGCTATCAA ATTCCTTGAAGACCACAAGCTCTGGATCATCTTGGGTGTTGTTGGTGCACTCCTCTTGCTCACCATCATTCAGGCTTCAATCACCATccacaaaatcaagaaaaacagaAGCCCACCTGTGAGTACCAAG GTTTGGCCTTCTCCCGAAGCTGGGGTCATAACACCAGTTGGAGCAGGAAATGGAGCCATGCCAGGTGGATCACCGACTGGAAGCCAAGTGGGGCTGGTGGCTGCTGTTGTAGAGCCTCCACCTGCATCCCCTTCATATCCGAAAAGCGGATTGCAGTCGTCGGTCACAATCCCCAGCAGTTCTATGCCACCCAGCCCTGTCAAGACAGGGACTCCACTTAACACAGAAAATCCGGGTTATGTGCCTGATTAA
- the nahoda gene encoding uncharacterized protein nahoda isoform X6, whose protein sequence is MEKVLLSLLLVGVVLRLTHAHVALTFPPARKYDLDFLDSARTPGPCGMPRGDVSTTLLKGSSFNVSWHLAYPHQGGFRLELMDAQERPLADLTPVTADSKFLADDTTAQSFKISLPKDLECKGCTVRLIREAREWGKSYKFWSCADVDIVPRNDYRETCSDRGKYIVSRCHCNKRFFGNRCQFENECEDDDDCGFYGKCIDIGATSFPKKQCYCQQGRFGPKCSKASLVTNRGQINLGTYNKRELSDKLSLHWKVLRTEQEIEIVLVNKGTSYVAVGWRPQDATKTCKQFPYIHGTVKEGASGAQAEPEPEAEAEPEAEAEPEAEAEPEAEAEPEAEAEPEAEAEPEAEAEPEAEAEPEAEAEPEAEAEPEAEAEPEPKTKSKSEAQAEPEPEAEAEPEAEAEPEAHAEPEAEAEPEAHAEPEAEAEPEAEPEAEAEPEPDTKEAETTKKPTLSLAGDVIQDRLSGLLVPSGRNKRSAPSRRARFAVPLLKGVEKPQKLTGETEAMVGHESEPEAEAEAKAEPEAEAEAEAEAEPEPISGASPFVPRGDFHAMDCTDIVIGSARGNLYRIGDFYTRDRSTPRSDEFWGGDDSLTAALGWEEDGQTTIVFRRKLNASHPTDYPITNSLMHVIWARGQEQGMYVHSPRSGLEAGVAGVPDFYRPDELKYHGKAGQRGVLALNFLERKSDPTAAAEEINWCGNHWRYPQGCTAGQDCEYYARWEYLENTDDIKFTIQTSYTDRWTGIGFSDNTRMPLTDAVIGWVENSGRYFMFDAWVRGYSVPIVDPSQGIKNETGKIEDGITTISFLKKRTSKDSEYDLNFTDEKCLYLVFPIKGGIINYVSKKIRKHERTPAFSTERICIRPCSKFGGADGKPFVYTTTPRPPLLHYSVELKLTNVGENFVVPEPGTVSWTSITDRIKRSVEGALQDIPGYQAAEVTKLVDEGDGKVLTELQVVLDKNSHEEELEESAHPEGETVEEPMVKTVLQKSVNTGSIAGLSVDPSFLQVNQLRGMAPQPDFSFQNPSDSSGLPVPSFGNFQGQTFGAFPRPNTGTSQSAFFHPRNRNHRNQVSEQELETEPESEPEPQPQIDVQTPALVSGTQPQFNHQSETPLQFSPQFNSQPQFIAQQQPQFSNTPHYPAVNEQQYQPNNQYNPFSISGFKPWRRTHLSPSVFNGYLPPIGHSAMHRRSHSAAVESNQESNVLPESESPAGNSGRSPFLPGISTVDSSPGLFSES, encoded by the exons GAGATGTCAGCACCACGTTGCTGAAAGGGTCCAGCTTCAATGTGTCGTGGCACCTTGCCTATCCTCATCAG GGCGGCTTCCGGCTGGAGCTGATGGACGCGCAGGAGCGGCCGCTGGCGGACCTCACGCCCGTCACAGCCGACTCCAAGTTCCTGGCCGATGACACGAC AGCCCAGTCCTTTAAAATCAGCCTGCCCAAGGACCTCGAATGCAAGGGCTGCACCGTGCGGCTGATCCGCGAGGCCAGGGAGTGGGGAAAGTCCTACAAGTTTTGGTCCTGCGCCGATGTGGACATTGTGCCCC GCAATGACTACCGCGAGACCTGCAGCGACCGCGGGAAGTACATCGTGTCTCGCTGCCACTGCAACAAGCGCTTCTTCGGCAATCGGTGCCAGTTCGAGAACGAGTGCGAGGATGACGACGACTGCGGTTTCTACGGCAAGTGCATTGACATCGGCGCCACTTCGTTCCCCAAGAAGCAGTGCTATTGTCAGCAGGGGCGATTCGGACCTAAGTGCTCGAAAG CTTCTCTGGTCACCAACCGAGGTCAGATCAACTTGGGAACCTACAACAAAAGGGAACTTAGTGATAAGTTGTCCCTGCACTGGAAGGTCCTGCGAACAGAGCAAGAAATTGAGATCGTGCTCGTCAACAAAGGCACCTCGTACGTCGCTGTGGGCTGGAGGCCACAGGATGCGACCAAGACGTGCAAGCAGTTCCCTTACATCCACGGGACTGTGAAGGAAGGTGCCTCAGGAGCCCAGGCAGAACCAGAGCCAGAGGCGGAAGCTGAACCCGAGGCAGAGGCTGAACCCGAGGCGGAGGCTGAACCCGAGGCCGAGGCTGAGCCGGAGGCCGAGGCTGAACCCGAGGCCGAAGCTGAACCCGAGGCCGAGGCTGAACCTGAGGCCGAGGCTGAACCTGAGGCCGAAGCTGAACCTGAGGCCGAAGCAGAACCAGAGGCGGAAGCTGAACCAGAACCTAAAACAAAGTCTAAATCTGAGGCTCAGGCAGAACCTGAGCCAGAGGCTGAGGCAGAACCAGAAGCTGAAGCTGAGCCAGAGGCTCATGCAGAACCAGAAGCTGAAGCTGAGCCAGAGGCTCATGCAGAACCAGAGGCGGAGGCTGAACCAGAGGCTGAACCAGAAGCTGAGGCTGAGCCAGAGCCAGACACGAAAGAAGCAGAGACCACGAAGAAGCCCACACTCAGTTTGGCTG gTGATGTTATCCAAG ATCGACTTTCTGGTCTTCTTGTGCCCAGTGGAAGAAACAAGCGCAGTGCCCCTTCGAG GAGGGCACGTTTTGCGGTTCCACTCCTCAAGGGTGTCGAGAAACCACAGAAACTGACAGGAGAAACTGAAGCCATGGTTGGTCACGAATCAGAGCCCGAAGCAGAAGCCGAGGCCAAAGCCGAGCCGGAAGCCGAAGCCGAGGCTGAAGCAGAAGCAGAGCCAG AGCCGATCAGCGGCGCGTCGCCCTTCGTGCCACGCGGCGACTTCCACGCCATGGACTGCACGGACATCGTGATCGGCAGCGCCCGGGGGAACCTCTACAGGATCGGCGACTTCTACACGCGCGACCGCTCCACGCCCCGCTCCGACGAGTTCTGGGGCGGAGACGACTCCCTGACGGCGGCGCTGGGCTGGGAGGAGGACGGGCAGACCACCATCGTCTTCAGGAGGAAGCTCAACG CCTCCCACCCGACCGACTACCCGATCACCAACTCCCTGATGCACGTGATCTGGGCGCGCGGGCAGGAGCAGGGCATGTACGTGCACTCGCCCCGCTCCGGCCTGGAGGCGGGCGTCGCCGGCGTGCCCGACTTCTACCGGCCCGACGAGCTCAAGTACCACGGCAAGGCGGGCCAGAGGGGCGTGCTGGCGCTCAACTTCTTGG AGAGGAAGAGCGACccgacggcggcggcggaggagatcAACTGGTGCGGCAACCACTGGCGCTACCCGCAGGGCTGCACGGCCGGCCAGGACTGCGAGTACTACGCCCGCTGGGAGTACCTCGAGAATACCGATGACATCAAGTTCACCATCCAGACCTCGTACACCGACCGCTGGACGGGCATTGGCTTTTCTGATAACACAAGAATG CCCCTGACCGACGCAGTTATCGGCTGGGTGGAGAACAGCGGCCGTTACTTCATGTTCGACGCTTGGGTACGTGGGTATTCGGTGCCCATCGTCGACCCATCACAGGGTATCAAGAACGAGACTGGTAAGATCGAGGACGGAATCACGACCATCAGCTTTTTGAAGAAGAGGACGTCCAAGGACAGTGAATAT GACTTGAACTTCACGGACGAGAAGTGTCTGTACCTGGTGTTCCCCATCAAGGGCGGAATCATCAACTACGTGTCCAAGAAGATCCGCAAGCACGAACGCACTCCTGCATTCTCCACAGAGCGCATATGCATCAGGCCCTGCAGCAAGTTTG GTGGTGCTGATGGAAAGCCCTTCGTGTACACCACCACGCCTCGTCCGCCTCTGTTGCACTACTCTGTGGAACTGAAGCTGACCAATGTTGGTGAGAATTTTGTCGTGCCAGAGCCAGGAACTGTTTCATGGACAAGCATCACAGACAGAATCAAGAGGTCTGTAGAGGGAGCCCTTCAGGATATCCCAGGATACCAGGCAGCAGAAGTGACAAAACT AGTGGATGAAGGGGATGGCAAAGTCCTAACAGAACTTCAAGTTGTATTGGACAAGAACTCCCATGAAGAGGAACTTGAGGAGAGTGCCCACCCAGAAG GTGAGACAGTAGAAGAGCCCATGGTGAAGACCGTCTTGCAGAAATCTGTCAACACTGGAAGTATAGCTGGCCTCAGCGTCGATCCCAGCTTCCTCCAAGTCAATCAGCTGCGAGGTATGGCACCCCAGCCAGACTTTTCATTTCAGAATCCATCTGATAGCTCAGGcctccctgttccctcctttGGGAACTTTCAGGGTCAGACATTTGGTGCTTTCCCTCGGCCTAACACAGGGACATCCCAGTCAGCTTTCTTTCACCCTCGGAATCGAAACCACCGGAATCAGGTTTCTGAGCAAGAGCTGGAAACTGAGCCTGAATCAGAGCCAGAACCACAACCACAAATAGATGTGCAGACACCAGCTCTAGTTTCTGGTACCCAGCCACAATTTAATCACCAGTCAGAAACTCCACTACAATTTAGTCCACAATTTAACTCACAACCACAGTTTATAGCACAGCAACAGCCTCAATTCAGTAACACACCTCATTATCCAGCAGTAAACGAACAGCAATACCAACCCAACAATCAATATAACCCATTCTCTATCAGTGGATTTAAACCTTGGCGTAGAACACACTTATCTCCCTCAGTTTTCAATGGCTATTTACCTCCAATTGGTCACTCTGCCATGCACAGACGCTCTCACTCAGCTGCTGTAGAGTCTAACCAAGAGAGTAATGTACTTCCAGAAAGTGAAAGTCCAGCTGGGAATTCAGGGAGAAGCCCTTTCCTTCCTGGTATTTCCACAGTTGACTCTTCTCCTGGACTCTTTAGCGAGTCATAA
- the nahoda gene encoding uncharacterized protein nahoda isoform X1 produces the protein MEKVLLSLLLVGVVLRLTHAHVALTFPPARKYDLDFLDSARTPGPCGMPRGDVSTTLLKGSSFNVSWHLAYPHQGGFRLELMDAQERPLADLTPVTADSKFLADDTTAQSFKISLPKDLECKGCTVRLIREAREWGKSYKFWSCADVDIVPRNDYRETCSDRGKYIVSRCHCNKRFFGNRCQFENECEDDDDCGFYGKCIDIGATSFPKKQCYCQQGRFGPKCSKASLVTNRGQINLGTYNKRELSDKLSLHWKVLRTEQEIEIVLVNKGTSYVAVGWRPQDATKTCKQFPYIHGTVKEGASGAQAEPEPEAEAEPEAEAEPEAEAEPEAEAEPEAEAEPEAEAEPEAEAEPEAEAEPEAEAEPEAEAEPEAEAEPEPKTKSKSEAQAEPEPEAEAEPEAEAEPEAHAEPEAEAEPEAHAEPEAEAEPEAEPEAEAEPEPDTKEAETTKKPTLSLAAKQTTTTTPLTARTTTTKGTTTTTAQPTTTTTAPRTTTTTPTTTVPTTTTTATTTTLLTTTTMPPTTTTTTTSTTTPTTTTTPTTTTTTPTTTTTTRRPTRRRRINRLSGLLVPSGRNKRSAPSRRARFAVPLLKGVEKPQKLTGETEAMVGHESEPEAEAEAKAEPEAEAEAEAEAEPEPISGASPFVPRGDFHAMDCTDIVIGSARGNLYRIGDFYTRDRSTPRSDEFWGGDDSLTAALGWEEDGQTTIVFRRKLNASHPTDYPITNSLMHVIWARGQEQGMYVHSPRSGLEAGVAGVPDFYRPDELKYHGKAGQRGVLALNFLERKSDPTAAAEEINWCGNHWRYPQGCTAGQDCEYYARWEYLENTDDIKFTIQTSYTDRWTGIGFSDNTRMPLTDAVIGWVENSGRYFMFDAWVRGYSVPIVDPSQGIKNETGKIEDGITTISFLKKRTSKDSEYDLNFTDEKCLYLVFPIKGGIINYVSKKIRKHERTPAFSTERICIRPCSKFGGADGKPFVYTTTPRPPLLHYSVELKLTNVGENFVVPEPGTVSWTSITDRIKRSVEGALQDIPGYQAAEVTKLVDEGDGKVLTELQVVLDKNSHEEELEESAHPEGETVEEPMVKTVLQKSVNTGSIAGLSVDPSFLQVNQLRGMAPQPDFSFQNPSDSSGLPVPSFGNFQGQTFGAFPRPNTGTSQSAFFHPRNRNHRNQVSEQELETEPESEPEPQPQIDVQTPALVSGTQPQFNHQSETPLQFSPQFNSQPQFIAQQQPQFSNTPHYPAVNEQQYQPNNQYNPFSISGFKPWRRTHLSPSVFNGYLPPIGHSAMHRRSHSAAVESNQESNVLPESESPAGNSGRSPFLPGISTVDSSPGLFSES, from the exons GAGATGTCAGCACCACGTTGCTGAAAGGGTCCAGCTTCAATGTGTCGTGGCACCTTGCCTATCCTCATCAG GGCGGCTTCCGGCTGGAGCTGATGGACGCGCAGGAGCGGCCGCTGGCGGACCTCACGCCCGTCACAGCCGACTCCAAGTTCCTGGCCGATGACACGAC AGCCCAGTCCTTTAAAATCAGCCTGCCCAAGGACCTCGAATGCAAGGGCTGCACCGTGCGGCTGATCCGCGAGGCCAGGGAGTGGGGAAAGTCCTACAAGTTTTGGTCCTGCGCCGATGTGGACATTGTGCCCC GCAATGACTACCGCGAGACCTGCAGCGACCGCGGGAAGTACATCGTGTCTCGCTGCCACTGCAACAAGCGCTTCTTCGGCAATCGGTGCCAGTTCGAGAACGAGTGCGAGGATGACGACGACTGCGGTTTCTACGGCAAGTGCATTGACATCGGCGCCACTTCGTTCCCCAAGAAGCAGTGCTATTGTCAGCAGGGGCGATTCGGACCTAAGTGCTCGAAAG CTTCTCTGGTCACCAACCGAGGTCAGATCAACTTGGGAACCTACAACAAAAGGGAACTTAGTGATAAGTTGTCCCTGCACTGGAAGGTCCTGCGAACAGAGCAAGAAATTGAGATCGTGCTCGTCAACAAAGGCACCTCGTACGTCGCTGTGGGCTGGAGGCCACAGGATGCGACCAAGACGTGCAAGCAGTTCCCTTACATCCACGGGACTGTGAAGGAAGGTGCCTCAGGAGCCCAGGCAGAACCAGAGCCAGAGGCGGAAGCTGAACCCGAGGCAGAGGCTGAACCCGAGGCGGAGGCTGAACCCGAGGCCGAGGCTGAGCCGGAGGCCGAGGCTGAACCCGAGGCCGAAGCTGAACCCGAGGCCGAGGCTGAACCTGAGGCCGAGGCTGAACCTGAGGCCGAAGCTGAACCTGAGGCCGAAGCAGAACCAGAGGCGGAAGCTGAACCAGAACCTAAAACAAAGTCTAAATCTGAGGCTCAGGCAGAACCTGAGCCAGAGGCTGAGGCAGAACCAGAAGCTGAAGCTGAGCCAGAGGCTCATGCAGAACCAGAAGCTGAAGCTGAGCCAGAGGCTCATGCAGAACCAGAGGCGGAGGCTGAACCAGAGGCTGAACCAGAAGCTGAGGCTGAGCCAGAGCCAGACACGAAAGAAGCAGAGACCACGAAGAAGCCCACACTCAGTTTGGCTG CTAAgcagaccaccaccaccaccccactgaCGGCGAGGACGACGACTACCAAaggaaccaccaccaccactgcccagCCCACTACGACGACCACTGCGCCGAGAACCACTACCACCACTCCTACGACCACTGtgccaacaacaaccacaactgcAACAACCACCACGCTgctgactactactactatgccaccgacaacaaccaccacaactaccagTACTACAACCCCTACAACTACAACGACTCctacgaccaccaccacgaccccAACGACCACTACCACGACCAGGAGGCCAACCAGAAGGCGGAGAATTA ATCGACTTTCTGGTCTTCTTGTGCCCAGTGGAAGAAACAAGCGCAGTGCCCCTTCGAG GAGGGCACGTTTTGCGGTTCCACTCCTCAAGGGTGTCGAGAAACCACAGAAACTGACAGGAGAAACTGAAGCCATGGTTGGTCACGAATCAGAGCCCGAAGCAGAAGCCGAGGCCAAAGCCGAGCCGGAAGCCGAAGCCGAGGCTGAAGCAGAAGCAGAGCCAG AGCCGATCAGCGGCGCGTCGCCCTTCGTGCCACGCGGCGACTTCCACGCCATGGACTGCACGGACATCGTGATCGGCAGCGCCCGGGGGAACCTCTACAGGATCGGCGACTTCTACACGCGCGACCGCTCCACGCCCCGCTCCGACGAGTTCTGGGGCGGAGACGACTCCCTGACGGCGGCGCTGGGCTGGGAGGAGGACGGGCAGACCACCATCGTCTTCAGGAGGAAGCTCAACG CCTCCCACCCGACCGACTACCCGATCACCAACTCCCTGATGCACGTGATCTGGGCGCGCGGGCAGGAGCAGGGCATGTACGTGCACTCGCCCCGCTCCGGCCTGGAGGCGGGCGTCGCCGGCGTGCCCGACTTCTACCGGCCCGACGAGCTCAAGTACCACGGCAAGGCGGGCCAGAGGGGCGTGCTGGCGCTCAACTTCTTGG AGAGGAAGAGCGACccgacggcggcggcggaggagatcAACTGGTGCGGCAACCACTGGCGCTACCCGCAGGGCTGCACGGCCGGCCAGGACTGCGAGTACTACGCCCGCTGGGAGTACCTCGAGAATACCGATGACATCAAGTTCACCATCCAGACCTCGTACACCGACCGCTGGACGGGCATTGGCTTTTCTGATAACACAAGAATG CCCCTGACCGACGCAGTTATCGGCTGGGTGGAGAACAGCGGCCGTTACTTCATGTTCGACGCTTGGGTACGTGGGTATTCGGTGCCCATCGTCGACCCATCACAGGGTATCAAGAACGAGACTGGTAAGATCGAGGACGGAATCACGACCATCAGCTTTTTGAAGAAGAGGACGTCCAAGGACAGTGAATAT GACTTGAACTTCACGGACGAGAAGTGTCTGTACCTGGTGTTCCCCATCAAGGGCGGAATCATCAACTACGTGTCCAAGAAGATCCGCAAGCACGAACGCACTCCTGCATTCTCCACAGAGCGCATATGCATCAGGCCCTGCAGCAAGTTTG GTGGTGCTGATGGAAAGCCCTTCGTGTACACCACCACGCCTCGTCCGCCTCTGTTGCACTACTCTGTGGAACTGAAGCTGACCAATGTTGGTGAGAATTTTGTCGTGCCAGAGCCAGGAACTGTTTCATGGACAAGCATCACAGACAGAATCAAGAGGTCTGTAGAGGGAGCCCTTCAGGATATCCCAGGATACCAGGCAGCAGAAGTGACAAAACT AGTGGATGAAGGGGATGGCAAAGTCCTAACAGAACTTCAAGTTGTATTGGACAAGAACTCCCATGAAGAGGAACTTGAGGAGAGTGCCCACCCAGAAG GTGAGACAGTAGAAGAGCCCATGGTGAAGACCGTCTTGCAGAAATCTGTCAACACTGGAAGTATAGCTGGCCTCAGCGTCGATCCCAGCTTCCTCCAAGTCAATCAGCTGCGAGGTATGGCACCCCAGCCAGACTTTTCATTTCAGAATCCATCTGATAGCTCAGGcctccctgttccctcctttGGGAACTTTCAGGGTCAGACATTTGGTGCTTTCCCTCGGCCTAACACAGGGACATCCCAGTCAGCTTTCTTTCACCCTCGGAATCGAAACCACCGGAATCAGGTTTCTGAGCAAGAGCTGGAAACTGAGCCTGAATCAGAGCCAGAACCACAACCACAAATAGATGTGCAGACACCAGCTCTAGTTTCTGGTACCCAGCCACAATTTAATCACCAGTCAGAAACTCCACTACAATTTAGTCCACAATTTAACTCACAACCACAGTTTATAGCACAGCAACAGCCTCAATTCAGTAACACACCTCATTATCCAGCAGTAAACGAACAGCAATACCAACCCAACAATCAATATAACCCATTCTCTATCAGTGGATTTAAACCTTGGCGTAGAACACACTTATCTCCCTCAGTTTTCAATGGCTATTTACCTCCAATTGGTCACTCTGCCATGCACAGACGCTCTCACTCAGCTGCTGTAGAGTCTAACCAAGAGAGTAATGTACTTCCAGAAAGTGAAAGTCCAGCTGGGAATTCAGGGAGAAGCCCTTTCCTTCCTGGTATTTCCACAGTTGACTCTTCTCCTGGACTCTTTAGCGAGTCATAA